A genomic region of Streptomyces rimosus contains the following coding sequences:
- a CDS encoding rhomboid-like protein, with product MKRVRPPAPAGRVAAWVRSAPGTHIWLLVIGITSLVIAGATEGLGDFLLHRTSSNIHELNQHPLSSLLISGFWIENPSSFVLYAALFELVHANVERWLGTWRWLLTIGVAHVTATLASQELVLLAIEGHRLPRSMTHVVDIGVSYGLAAAAGLLTYRLPPPWRYLYLASVIGFFGIPLLSGATFTDIGHAIALTLGLAAWPLTPDAGADAAADGDRSATPGRPPPDH from the coding sequence ATGAAGCGCGTGCGGCCCCCTGCCCCGGCCGGCCGGGTGGCGGCCTGGGTACGGTCCGCGCCCGGCACCCATATCTGGCTGCTGGTCATCGGCATCACCAGCCTCGTCATCGCGGGGGCCACCGAAGGGCTGGGGGACTTCCTCCTCCACCGCACCAGCAGCAACATCCACGAGCTGAACCAGCACCCCCTCTCCTCCCTCCTCATCAGCGGCTTCTGGATCGAGAACCCGTCCTCCTTCGTCCTGTACGCCGCCCTCTTCGAGCTGGTCCACGCCAATGTCGAACGCTGGCTGGGCACCTGGCGCTGGCTGCTGACGATCGGCGTCGCCCACGTCACCGCCACCCTCGCCAGCCAGGAACTGGTCCTGCTCGCCATCGAGGGCCACCGGCTCCCCCGCTCCATGACGCACGTCGTCGACATCGGCGTCTCGTACGGCCTGGCAGCGGCCGCCGGCCTGCTCACCTACCGGCTGCCGCCGCCCTGGCGCTACCTCTACCTGGCGTCCGTCATCGGCTTCTTCGGCATCCCGCTCCTGTCAGGCGCCACCTTCACCGACATCGGACACGCCATCGCACTCACCCTTGGTCTCGCCGCCTGGCCCTTGACCCCGGATGCCGGTGCGGACGCGGCAGCGGACGGGGACCGTAGCGCAACTCCCGGACGTCCTCCGCCAGATCACTGA
- a CDS encoding HAD family hydrolase, whose amino-acid sequence MTTAPEPAHRAAPARPLPYKLVATDLDGTLLRPDDTISERTRAALATATAAGAAHIVVTGRAVPWTRHILDALDYDGIAVCGQGAQVYHAGEHRLLTSVTLDRQLAGLALAKIEAEVGPLFLAASRDGLEGEVLVTPGYRIQEGPLPHLMIEGPGDLWSAPINKIYIQHPTLGDDELARAAREAAGDLVGVMMAGEGVVELLPLGLSKATGLSLAARRLGVKAADTIAFGDMPNDIPMFGWAAHGVAMANAHEELKAVADETTASNEEDGVAVVLERLYEG is encoded by the coding sequence GTGACCACCGCCCCCGAACCCGCACACCGGGCCGCTCCGGCCCGCCCGCTGCCGTACAAGCTCGTCGCGACCGACCTTGACGGAACGTTGCTGCGGCCCGACGACACGATCTCCGAGCGCACCCGCGCCGCCCTGGCCACGGCCACGGCGGCCGGGGCCGCGCACATCGTCGTCACGGGCCGCGCGGTGCCGTGGACCCGGCACATCCTCGACGCGCTGGACTACGACGGCATAGCGGTGTGCGGGCAGGGCGCGCAGGTCTACCACGCCGGCGAACACCGCCTGCTGACCTCGGTCACCCTGGACCGGCAGCTCGCCGGACTGGCCCTCGCCAAGATCGAGGCGGAGGTCGGCCCGCTGTTCCTGGCCGCGAGCCGGGACGGCCTGGAGGGCGAGGTGCTGGTCACGCCCGGCTACCGCATCCAAGAGGGCCCGCTGCCGCACCTGATGATCGAGGGCCCCGGCGACCTGTGGTCGGCCCCCATCAACAAGATCTACATACAGCACCCGACGCTGGGCGACGACGAACTGGCCCGCGCCGCACGCGAGGCCGCCGGCGACCTGGTCGGCGTGATGATGGCCGGCGAAGGCGTCGTCGAACTCCTCCCCCTCGGCCTCTCCAAGGCCACCGGCCTCTCCCTCGCCGCCCGCCGCCTGGGCGTGAAGGCCGCCGACACGATCGCCTTCGGCGACATGCCCAACGACATCCCGATGTTCGGCTGGGCCGCGCACGGCGTAGCGATGGCCAACGCCCACGAGGAACTGAAGGCCGTAGCGGACGAGACCACCGCCTCCAACGAGGAGGACGGCGTCGCGGTGGTACTGGAGCGGTTGTACGAGGGCTGA
- the pheA gene encoding prephenate dehydratase, whose product MSVSRYTYLGPEGTFTEAALRTLPESATRELVPMVSVPAALDAVRAGEAAAALVPIENSVEGGVTTTLDELAAGEPLMIYREVLLPIAFALLVRPGTELSGIKTVTGHPVAQPQVRKWLAEHLPEAVWESAASNADGARLVQEGRYDGAFAGEFAAATYGLEPLVTDIHDAQNAATRFVLVGRPARPAARTGADKTSVVLWLREDHPGALLELLQEYAARGVSMMRIESRPTGEGIGRYCFSVDCEGHLTDRRVGEVLMALKRICREVRFLGSYPRADRVRANVRPDTADDAFTDAADWLTRCLDGRG is encoded by the coding sequence ATGTCGGTCAGCCGCTACACGTATCTGGGGCCCGAGGGCACGTTCACCGAGGCGGCGCTGCGTACGCTCCCGGAGTCCGCCACCCGAGAACTGGTCCCGATGGTGTCCGTACCGGCCGCGCTGGACGCCGTACGGGCCGGTGAGGCGGCGGCCGCGCTGGTGCCGATCGAGAACTCCGTCGAGGGCGGGGTGACCACCACCCTGGACGAACTGGCCGCCGGCGAACCGCTGATGATCTACCGCGAGGTGCTGCTGCCGATCGCCTTCGCGCTGCTCGTACGGCCCGGCACGGAACTGAGCGGCATCAAGACGGTCACCGGGCACCCGGTCGCCCAGCCGCAGGTGCGCAAGTGGCTCGCGGAACACCTGCCGGAGGCGGTGTGGGAGTCGGCGGCCTCGAACGCGGACGGCGCGCGGCTGGTCCAGGAGGGCCGCTACGACGGCGCCTTCGCCGGGGAGTTCGCGGCGGCGACGTACGGCCTCGAACCGCTGGTCACCGACATCCACGACGCGCAGAACGCGGCCACCCGCTTCGTCCTGGTGGGCCGTCCCGCCCGGCCGGCGGCCCGCACCGGCGCCGACAAGACCTCCGTCGTGCTGTGGCTGCGCGAGGACCACCCCGGTGCGCTGCTGGAACTGCTCCAGGAGTACGCGGCCCGCGGCGTCAGCATGATGCGCATCGAGTCGCGACCGACCGGCGAGGGCATCGGCCGCTACTGCTTCTCCGTGGACTGCGAGGGGCACCTCACGGACCGGCGGGTCGGCGAGGTCCTGATGGCGCTCAAGCGGATCTGCCGGGAGGTGCGGTTCCTCGGGTCGTACCCGCGGGCGGACCGGGTACGGGCGAACGTGCGCCCCGACACGGCGGACGACGCGTTCACGGACGCGGCGGACTGGCTGACGCGCTGCCTGGACGGACGGGGCTGA
- the serS gene encoding serine--tRNA ligase: MIDLRLLREDPDRVRASQRARGEDVALVDALLSADERRRTSSVRFDELRAEQKSLGKLIPKATGDEKAALLKKAGELSAAVKAADAEQDEAKEETQSLLLRLGNLVHPDVPVGGEEDFTVLETVGTPRDFAAEGFEPKDHLELGQALGAIDVERAAKVSGSRFYYLTGIGALLELALVNAAIAQATEAGFTPMLTPALVRPHAMEGTGFLGQAAENVYHLEKDDYYLVGTSEVPLAAYHMDEIVDADKLPLRYAGFSPCFRREAGTYGKDTRGIFRVHQFDKVEMFSYVDPEDAQAEHQRLLDWEKQWLTGLELPFQVIDVATGDLGASASRKYDCEAWIPTQGKYRELTSASNCDEFQARRLSVRMRTNKDGKQQVKPLATLNGTLCAVPRTIVAIFENHQQADGSVRVPELLRPYLGGREILEPVNR, from the coding sequence GTGATTGACCTTCGCCTGCTCCGTGAGGACCCCGACCGTGTGCGCGCGTCCCAGCGCGCCCGTGGAGAGGACGTCGCGCTCGTCGACGCACTGCTCTCCGCCGACGAGCGGCGCAGGACCTCCAGCGTCCGCTTCGACGAGCTGCGTGCCGAGCAGAAGTCGCTCGGCAAGCTCATCCCCAAGGCCACCGGCGACGAGAAGGCCGCGCTGCTGAAGAAGGCCGGGGAGCTGTCCGCCGCCGTCAAGGCCGCGGACGCCGAGCAGGACGAGGCCAAGGAGGAGACCCAGTCCCTCCTGCTGAGGCTGGGCAACCTCGTTCACCCCGACGTGCCCGTCGGCGGCGAGGAGGACTTCACCGTCCTGGAGACCGTCGGCACCCCGCGCGACTTCGCCGCCGAGGGCTTCGAGCCCAAGGACCACCTGGAGCTCGGCCAGGCGCTCGGCGCCATCGACGTCGAGCGCGCCGCGAAGGTCTCCGGCTCGCGCTTCTACTACCTGACCGGCATCGGCGCGCTCCTGGAGCTCGCGCTCGTCAACGCCGCCATCGCGCAGGCCACCGAGGCCGGCTTCACACCGATGCTCACCCCGGCCCTGGTGCGCCCGCACGCCATGGAGGGCACCGGCTTCCTCGGCCAGGCCGCGGAGAACGTGTACCACCTGGAGAAGGACGACTACTACCTCGTCGGCACCTCCGAGGTACCGCTCGCCGCGTACCACATGGACGAGATCGTCGACGCCGACAAGCTGCCGCTGCGCTACGCGGGCTTCTCGCCGTGCTTCCGCCGCGAGGCCGGTACGTACGGCAAGGACACCCGGGGCATCTTCCGCGTCCACCAGTTCGACAAGGTCGAGATGTTCTCGTACGTCGACCCCGAGGACGCGCAGGCCGAGCACCAGCGCCTCCTCGACTGGGAGAAGCAGTGGCTGACCGGCCTGGAGCTGCCCTTCCAGGTGATCGACGTGGCCACCGGTGACCTCGGCGCCTCGGCCTCGCGCAAGTACGACTGCGAGGCGTGGATCCCCACCCAGGGCAAGTACCGCGAGCTGACCAGCGCCTCGAACTGCGACGAGTTCCAGGCCCGCCGCCTGTCGGTCCGTATGCGCACCAACAAGGACGGCAAGCAGCAGGTCAAGCCGCTCGCCACGCTCAACGGCACGCTCTGCGCGGTGCCCCGCACCATCGTGGCGATCTTCGAGAACCACCAGCAGGCGGACGGCTCGGTGCGCGTGCCCGAGCTGCTGCGCCCGTACCTGGGCGGCCGGGAGATCCTGGAGCCCGTCAACCGGTGA
- a CDS encoding Lrp/AsnC family transcriptional regulator encodes MKTDSFDELDQGLVHALQLDGRAPFSRIAEVLGVSDQTVARRYGRLRGAGMIKVMGLTDPPALGEIEWLVRVQCTPDAAVAVAEALARRTDTSWVSLMSGGTEIGAVCRAASSRDSDALLLQKLPRTPSVVGVTAHCMLHEFFGGPLGLVNKSGALTEEQAARLRHPASAAADRRTGAPPTRTAPVALTAADRRLLDALAEDGRTGLADLATVTGWSQSTVRRRLSELRADGVLYYDVDYDARYFGFGVMVSLWLSVAPSELAAAGAALAQHPEVAFACATTGPHNLFASVLCPDVRALYTYLTTRIAALPGVRHMESSPLIRRIKGAGPHGRGRIVSGPLTPAPPGRAR; translated from the coding sequence GTGAAAACCGACAGCTTCGACGAGCTGGACCAGGGGCTGGTACACGCCCTCCAGCTCGACGGCCGGGCACCCTTCAGCCGTATCGCCGAGGTCCTCGGCGTCTCCGACCAGACCGTTGCCCGCCGCTACGGGCGGCTGCGCGGCGCCGGGATGATCAAGGTGATGGGGCTCACCGACCCGCCGGCCCTCGGCGAGATCGAATGGCTGGTACGGGTCCAGTGCACGCCCGACGCGGCCGTCGCGGTCGCCGAGGCGCTGGCCCGGCGCACCGACACCTCCTGGGTGAGCCTGATGTCCGGCGGGACCGAGATCGGCGCCGTGTGCCGCGCCGCCAGCAGCCGGGACAGCGACGCGCTGCTGCTCCAGAAGCTGCCGCGCACCCCGAGCGTGGTCGGCGTCACCGCGCACTGCATGCTGCACGAATTCTTCGGCGGGCCGCTGGGCCTGGTCAACAAGTCCGGCGCGCTGACCGAGGAACAGGCGGCGCGGCTGCGCCACCCGGCGTCCGCCGCGGCCGACCGGCGGACCGGCGCGCCGCCCACGCGCACAGCGCCCGTCGCGCTCACCGCGGCCGACCGCCGCCTCCTGGACGCGCTCGCCGAGGACGGCCGGACCGGCCTCGCCGACCTGGCCACGGTCACCGGCTGGTCCCAGTCCACCGTCCGCCGCCGGCTGTCCGAACTGCGCGCGGACGGCGTCCTCTATTACGACGTCGACTACGACGCCCGGTACTTCGGCTTCGGCGTCATGGTCTCCCTCTGGCTCTCCGTCGCCCCCAGCGAACTGGCCGCCGCCGGAGCCGCGCTCGCCCAGCACCCCGAGGTGGCCTTCGCCTGCGCGACCACCGGCCCGCACAACCTCTTCGCGTCGGTACTGTGCCCCGATGTACGCGCCCTGTACACGTACCTCACCACCCGTATCGCGGCGCTGCCCGGCGTACGGCACATGGAATCCTCGCCGCTGATCCGCCGGATCAAGGGAGCCGGGCCGCACGGCCGGGGCCGGATCGTCTCCGGCCCGCTCACCCCCGCCCCGCCGGGCCGCGCACGATGA
- a CDS encoding MerR family transcriptional regulator yields the protein MFTIGDFAGHGRVSARMLRHYDAIGLLRPARTDPDTGYRYYEAAQLARLNRIIALKDLGFTLQQIAAVLDEQVSAAELRGMLRLRRAELAAAVTAAGARLARVEARLRTIEEEGRMAVEDVVVKRVEAVRVAELTGTAASFGPEDIGPVIRPLYAELFRRLAAAGVEPAGPAIAYYEDAPEGGDRITVHAAVPVAAAPRPSYDFAIVDLPAVERAATVVHRGPMERVLPTAQTLARWLADSPYRSAGYPRELTLECPEDRERWVTELQEPVVGG from the coding sequence ATGTTCACCATCGGAGACTTCGCCGGCCACGGACGGGTGTCGGCCCGCATGCTGCGGCACTACGACGCCATCGGGCTGCTGCGCCCGGCCCGTACGGACCCGGACACCGGCTACCGCTACTACGAGGCCGCGCAGCTCGCCCGCCTCAACCGCATCATCGCCCTCAAGGACCTCGGCTTCACCCTCCAGCAGATCGCGGCCGTCCTGGACGAGCAGGTGAGCGCGGCGGAACTGCGCGGCATGCTGCGGCTGCGCCGGGCCGAGCTGGCGGCGGCGGTCACGGCCGCGGGCGCCCGGCTGGCCCGGGTCGAGGCGCGGCTCCGGACGATCGAGGAGGAGGGGCGGATGGCCGTGGAGGACGTGGTGGTCAAGCGCGTCGAGGCGGTCCGGGTCGCCGAACTGACCGGCACCGCGGCGAGCTTCGGGCCCGAGGACATCGGACCGGTGATCCGGCCGCTGTACGCGGAGCTGTTCCGGCGGCTGGCCGCCGCGGGCGTCGAGCCGGCCGGCCCGGCGATCGCGTACTACGAGGACGCGCCGGAGGGCGGGGACCGGATCACGGTGCACGCGGCGGTCCCGGTCGCGGCCGCCCCGCGGCCGTCCTACGACTTCGCGATCGTGGACCTGCCGGCCGTCGAGCGGGCGGCCACGGTGGTGCACCGCGGCCCGATGGAGCGGGTGCTGCCCACCGCGCAGACCCTGGCCCGCTGGCTCGCCGACAGCCCGTACCGCTCCGCAGGGTATCCGCGGGAGCTGACGCTGGAGTGCCCGGAGGACCGGGAGCGGTGGGTGACCGAGCTGCAGGAGCCGGTCGTCGGGGGGTGA
- a CDS encoding SAV_915 family protein, whose product MSQQHLYEEDPEPAERIPAGLLFVPVRPGPAGCTARLFRTPLGGRTAVGFTSPQRLAAALGADQPWIRLAEPALRALAEPLGAGVLTVDPRLAPGSRRTPLLRAV is encoded by the coding sequence GTGTCCCAGCAGCACCTGTACGAGGAAGATCCCGAACCTGCCGAACGCATCCCGGCCGGGCTGCTGTTCGTCCCGGTCCGGCCGGGCCCCGCGGGCTGTACGGCCCGCCTGTTCCGCACCCCGCTCGGCGGCCGTACCGCCGTCGGCTTCACCTCCCCGCAGCGGCTCGCCGCGGCGCTCGGCGCCGACCAGCCGTGGATCCGGCTCGCCGAGCCCGCGCTGCGCGCCCTCGCCGAGCCGCTCGGCGCCGGCGTCCTGACCGTGGACCCGCGTCTCGCCCCGGGTAGCCGCCGTACGCCGCTGCTGCGGGCCGTCTGA
- a CDS encoding LysR family transcriptional regulator → MTVDDLRVFVAVCDAGSLSAVARDLGCTQSAVSQRVKRLEREADIGLLERRPRGVAPTRAGRILHRAASGSLGELDLALRRLADLRRGDVGTLRITTGATTVRHFMSAAVVAFRARHPHVDLEFQTENSGRRCCEAVADGTAELAWITIGTPVRGIEQHPVLELPWVLAVRSDDPLAARDRIEPDELAGGLNGIRLIRLPENSVSRMRLDGHLARPETGPAPASSASVADWDTAMLLAELGVGHAVVPDLPGRRGADHPDLRLIPVPGLPPLATGWAVRQWATLSPVAVEFAETVNASLTGSANTYGSARERGNRPGPALDHESAPAHERKSEAGPVHGH, encoded by the coding sequence GTGACCGTCGACGACCTCCGCGTCTTCGTCGCCGTCTGCGACGCGGGCAGCCTCAGCGCCGTCGCCCGCGACCTGGGCTGTACGCAGTCGGCGGTGAGCCAGCGCGTCAAGCGGCTCGAACGGGAGGCGGACATCGGCTTGTTGGAGCGGCGGCCGCGCGGCGTGGCGCCCACCCGGGCGGGCCGCATCCTGCACCGCGCCGCGAGCGGCTCCCTCGGCGAACTCGACCTGGCGCTACGCCGCCTGGCCGATCTGCGCCGCGGCGACGTCGGCACGCTCCGCATCACCACCGGAGCGACGACCGTACGGCACTTCATGTCGGCCGCCGTGGTCGCCTTCCGCGCCCGCCACCCGCACGTCGACCTGGAGTTCCAGACCGAGAACTCCGGCCGCCGCTGCTGCGAGGCGGTCGCCGACGGCACCGCCGAGCTGGCCTGGATCACCATCGGCACGCCCGTACGCGGCATCGAGCAGCACCCGGTGCTGGAGCTGCCGTGGGTGCTGGCCGTACGGTCCGACGATCCGCTCGCCGCGCGCGACCGCATCGAGCCGGACGAACTGGCCGGTGGCCTGAACGGCATCCGGCTCATCCGGCTCCCGGAGAACTCCGTGTCCCGGATGCGGCTCGACGGCCACCTGGCGCGGCCGGAGACCGGCCCCGCGCCCGCCAGCTCCGCCAGCGTGGCCGACTGGGACACCGCGATGCTGCTGGCCGAACTGGGCGTCGGCCATGCCGTGGTACCGGATCTGCCGGGGCGGCGCGGCGCCGACCACCCGGACCTGCGGCTGATCCCGGTCCCGGGGCTGCCGCCGCTGGCGACCGGCTGGGCGGTACGGCAGTGGGCCACGCTGAGCCCGGTCGCGGTGGAGTTCGCCGAGACGGTGAACGCCTCGCTCACCGGTTCCGCGAACACGTACGGCTCTGCCCGCGAGCGCGGGAACCGGCCGGGACCCGCGCTCGATCATGAGTCCGCCCCCGCCCACGAGCGCAAGAGCGAGGCCGGCCCCGTTCACGGGCACTGA
- the efeB gene encoding iron uptake transporter deferrochelatase/peroxidase subunit: protein MTTTASPSGDRTGTGAGPERPETLELSRRRLLGTVGAAGAAGLVAGAAGGAISVAATQDDPPAALSSIGSTTVAFRDEHARHQAGITTPLQARGHLVAFDLAPGADRKAAAALLRRWSRTAEELMAGRAPAADTGVALDAGPSSLTVTFGFGRTFFDRTGLTARRPVQLEPLPDFSSDALDAGRSNGDLWVQIGSDDALVAFHALRALQKEAGDAARLRWQMNGFNRTPGATASPMTARNLMGQVDGTNNPKPTDPNFDERIFVGRDAGSGPYAWMRGGSYAVVRRIRMLLDDWEKQPLAKQEKVIGRRKADGAPLTGGDEHTKMDLDKNGPDGLPVIPADAHARIAAPESNQGAAMLRRPYSFHDGFRDDGAPDAGLLFVCWQADPLRSFVTIQRKLDRGDALSPFLRHEASGLFAVPPAAVAGGYVGQPLLEG, encoded by the coding sequence ATGACGACCACCGCTTCCCCCTCCGGCGACCGCACCGGGACCGGTGCCGGTCCGGAGCGCCCCGAAACCCTCGAACTGTCCCGCCGCCGTCTGCTGGGCACCGTCGGCGCCGCCGGCGCAGCGGGCCTGGTCGCCGGTGCCGCGGGCGGCGCGATCAGCGTCGCCGCCACGCAGGACGACCCGCCCGCCGCGCTCAGCAGCATCGGCTCAACCACGGTCGCCTTCCGCGACGAACACGCCAGGCACCAGGCGGGCATCACCACGCCCCTCCAGGCGCGCGGCCACCTCGTCGCCTTCGACCTGGCGCCGGGCGCCGACCGCAAGGCCGCGGCGGCCCTGCTGCGCCGCTGGTCCCGTACGGCCGAGGAGCTGATGGCCGGGCGCGCGCCGGCCGCGGACACCGGTGTCGCGCTGGACGCGGGCCCGTCCTCGCTCACCGTCACCTTCGGGTTCGGCCGCACCTTCTTCGACCGTACGGGGCTGACCGCGCGCCGCCCGGTCCAGCTCGAACCGCTGCCGGATTTCTCCTCGGACGCGCTCGACGCCGGGCGCAGCAACGGCGACCTGTGGGTGCAGATCGGCTCCGACGACGCGCTGGTCGCCTTCCACGCGCTGCGCGCCCTCCAGAAGGAGGCCGGGGACGCGGCGCGGCTGCGCTGGCAGATGAACGGCTTCAACCGCACGCCCGGCGCCACCGCGAGCCCGATGACCGCGCGCAACCTGATGGGCCAGGTGGACGGCACCAACAACCCCAAGCCCACGGACCCGAATTTCGACGAGCGGATCTTCGTCGGCCGGGACGCCGGCAGCGGCCCGTACGCCTGGATGCGCGGCGGCTCGTACGCCGTCGTCCGCCGTATCCGGATGCTGCTGGACGACTGGGAGAAGCAGCCGCTCGCCAAGCAGGAGAAGGTCATAGGCCGCCGCAAGGCCGACGGCGCGCCGCTGACCGGCGGCGATGAGCACACCAAGATGGACCTGGACAAGAACGGCCCCGATGGGCTGCCGGTCATCCCGGCCGACGCGCACGCGCGGATCGCGGCGCCGGAATCCAACCAGGGCGCGGCCATGCTGCGGCGGCCGTACTCCTTCCACGACGGGTTCCGCGACGACGGCGCCCCGGACGCCGGGCTGCTGTTCGTCTGCTGGCAGGCCGATCCGCTGCGTTCCTTCGTCACCATCCAGCGCAAGCTGGACCGCGGCGACGCCCTCTCGCCGTTCCTGCGGCACGAGGCCAGCGGACTGTTCGCGGTGCCGCCGGCCGCGGTGGCGGGCGGGTACGTGGGGCAGCCGCTGCTGGAGGGGTGA
- a CDS encoding MFS transporter encodes MHNGRSRWWPLAAITLGNFMLLVDVTIVNTALPRMADGLHASFTSLQWVMDIYALALAALLMVAGSAADLFGRRKLYLAGLALFALSSLACGLAPDEGVLIAARAVQGVGAAAMFATNTPLLMAAYHGRDRGVAFGIWGGTSGAAAAVGPLLGGVLTQYVDWRAIFLVNLPLTAVAMWITLRSVPESHGDRTGRIDWPGAGAFTLCAGALTYGLMRGGEEGWTESGTLLSLAVALLALAVFVAVERRTAQPLLDLKLMRRPAFAVLMAAALLLQAAAFPYLTYVGLWLQNILGLSPVMGGLAVLPMAAASMAVGMFGGRFLHRLAPQVPIGVGLLLIGAGPLLHVLLLNDDSGWAVLTPGLLISGVGIGMAMPVLVSAALGTAPPQRAGMASGAVNTFRQLGFALGIAILGTVFTQGMQSAGAHAGPGVGYVHGLTRVSLVAGIVAVATGLLVLAVVRNRPADRDRPADRTAAAAAGTAGSDSGTAGTGTAAPATAAAGTAVGADRG; translated from the coding sequence ATGCACAACGGGCGGAGCAGATGGTGGCCCCTGGCCGCCATCACCCTGGGCAACTTCATGTTGCTCGTGGACGTGACGATCGTGAACACGGCGCTGCCGCGGATGGCCGACGGCCTGCACGCCTCCTTCACCTCCTTGCAGTGGGTGATGGACATCTACGCGCTGGCGCTGGCCGCGCTGCTGATGGTGGCCGGTTCGGCGGCCGACCTGTTCGGGCGCCGCAAGCTGTACCTGGCGGGACTCGCACTGTTCGCGCTGTCCTCGCTGGCCTGCGGCCTGGCGCCCGACGAGGGCGTGCTGATCGCCGCGCGGGCAGTGCAGGGCGTGGGCGCGGCGGCGATGTTCGCCACCAACACGCCGCTGCTGATGGCCGCGTACCACGGCCGTGACCGGGGGGTCGCCTTCGGCATCTGGGGCGGTACGAGCGGTGCCGCGGCGGCGGTCGGCCCGCTGCTGGGCGGTGTGCTGACCCAGTACGTGGACTGGCGCGCGATCTTCCTGGTCAACCTGCCGCTGACGGCGGTGGCGATGTGGATCACTCTGCGGTCGGTACCGGAGTCGCACGGCGACCGTACGGGGCGCATCGACTGGCCGGGCGCCGGCGCGTTCACGCTGTGCGCGGGCGCACTGACGTACGGGCTGATGCGCGGTGGTGAGGAGGGCTGGACGGAGTCCGGCACGCTCCTGTCGCTGGCGGTGGCCCTGCTGGCGCTGGCCGTCTTCGTGGCCGTGGAACGCCGTACGGCGCAGCCGCTGCTGGACCTGAAGCTGATGCGGCGCCCGGCCTTCGCCGTCCTGATGGCGGCGGCGCTGCTGCTCCAGGCCGCGGCGTTCCCGTACCTGACGTACGTGGGCCTGTGGCTGCAGAACATCCTGGGCCTGAGCCCGGTGATGGGCGGACTCGCGGTGCTGCCGATGGCGGCGGCGTCGATGGCCGTCGGCATGTTCGGCGGACGGTTCCTGCACCGGCTGGCGCCGCAGGTGCCCATCGGCGTCGGCCTGCTGCTGATCGGCGCCGGACCGCTGCTGCACGTCCTGCTGCTGAACGACGACTCCGGCTGGGCGGTCCTCACGCCGGGCCTGCTCATCAGCGGCGTCGGCATCGGCATGGCCATGCCCGTACTGGTCTCGGCGGCGCTGGGCACGGCCCCGCCGCAGCGCGCCGGCATGGCGAGCGGCGCGGTGAACACCTTCCGCCAGCTCGGTTTCGCGCTCGGCATCGCGATCCTCGGCACGGTCTTCACCCAGGGCATGCAGTCCGCGGGCGCGCACGCCGGTCCGGGCGTCGGTTACGTCCACGGTCTGACCCGGGTGTCCCTGGTCGCGGGCATCGTGGCGGTGGCGACGGGCCTGCTGGTCCTGGCCGTCGTACGCAACCGGCCTGCGGACCGGGACCGGCCCGCGGACCGTACGGCCGCGGCTGCCGCGGGGACGGCGGGCTCGGATTCCGGCACGGCCGGCACCGGTACGGCCGCTCCCGCAACGGCCGCTGCCGGAACGGCGGTCGGCGCGGACCGGGGGTGA